A genomic region of bacterium contains the following coding sequences:
- a CDS encoding cytochrome c maturation protein CcmE, with protein MTDTPTEEVVDPGEPMDLSPRPGRPARRGIRRWGPILVVALVVVVIGIVLWRVLADATLVFREVDDAVERREELGDDRFRMIGSPVSGSPQNITLDDGRPAVAFSVTLDGVVADVVHTGAVSDQFQPEVPVVIDGHWVRSSVYAGVADDGWYFVSDRMLVKHDNDYRVDNQDRIDDAEERGQYE; from the coding sequence ATGACTGACACTCCCACTGAGGAAGTGGTCGACCCGGGCGAGCCCATGGACCTCAGTCCCCGTCCGGGCCGACCCGCCCGCCGGGGCATCCGTCGGTGGGGGCCGATTCTGGTGGTGGCATTGGTGGTGGTGGTCATCGGCATCGTGTTGTGGCGAGTGCTGGCCGACGCCACCCTGGTGTTCCGAGAGGTGGACGACGCGGTGGAGCGCCGGGAGGAGCTGGGCGACGACCGATTCAGGATGATCGGCTCGCCGGTGAGCGGGTCGCCGCAGAACATCACATTGGACGACGGCCGCCCGGCGGTGGCCTTCTCGGTGACCCTCGATGGGGTGGTGGCCGACGTGGTCCACACCGGCGCGGTGTCCGACCAGTTCCAGCCCGAGGTGCCGGTGGTGATCGACGGCCATTGGGTGCGAAGCAGCGTTTACGCCGGGGTCGCCGACGACGGCTGGTACTTTGTCAGCGACCGGATGCTGGTCAAGCACGACAACGACTACCGGGTGGATAACCAAGACCGCATCGACGACGCCGAAGAGCGCGGGCAGTACGAGTGA
- the ccsA gene encoding cytochrome c biogenesis protein CcsA yields MSTATTSSPANRTAVPATTSSRATKVLGWLTLAGFAVLVALAFAWVPEDTRITEQGDVVGQFDAVRLMFVHVPSAILAYTGFGLTFLASLAYLRWRTDWWDMMAHSSAEIGVVFGVLTLVTGSIWGRPTWQTWWEWGDVRLVTTLVMVLVFIGYLAVRRIPADAAVKARRSVVIALVGAVNIVIVNRSVDWWENRTLHQQSTLIARKIRDETLFTLSFSFAVGMVLFAWLLLHRFRMAYLEQQIELLEVDEALAERRAEASGAAHEGEQP; encoded by the coding sequence GTGAGCACTGCCACCACGTCGTCACCGGCGAACAGAACAGCCGTCCCGGCGACAACGTCGTCGCGGGCGACCAAGGTTCTGGGCTGGCTGACGTTGGCCGGGTTCGCAGTGCTGGTGGCGCTGGCCTTCGCCTGGGTGCCCGAGGACACCCGTATCACCGAACAGGGCGACGTGGTGGGCCAGTTTGACGCGGTGCGCCTCATGTTCGTTCATGTGCCATCGGCCATCTTGGCCTACACCGGGTTCGGGCTGACCTTTCTGGCCAGCCTGGCCTATCTGCGGTGGCGCACCGACTGGTGGGACATGATGGCCCACTCCTCAGCCGAGATCGGGGTGGTGTTCGGGGTGCTCACCCTGGTGACCGGTTCCATCTGGGGCCGCCCCACCTGGCAGACCTGGTGGGAGTGGGGCGATGTCCGGCTGGTGACCACCCTGGTTATGGTGCTGGTGTTCATCGGCTATCTGGCCGTGCGGCGCATTCCCGCCGACGCCGCGGTCAAGGCCCGCCGGTCGGTGGTGATAGCCCTGGTGGGGGCGGTGAACATTGTGATCGTGAACCGGTCGGTGGACTGGTGGGAGAACCGCACCCTGCACCAGCAGTCCACGCTCATTGCCCGCAAGATCCGAGACGAGACGCTGTTCACCCTGTCGTTCTCGTTTGCGGTGGGCATGGTGCTGTTCGCCTGGCTGCTGCTGCATCGCTTCCGCATGGCCTACCTCGAGCAGCAGATCGAGCTGCTGGAGGTGGACGAGGCATTGGCGGAGCGGCGGGCCGAAGCCAGCGGGGCTGCCCACGAAGGAGAGCAGCCATGA
- the ccsA gene encoding cytochrome c biogenesis protein CcsA has protein sequence MNITLGVLGISVAMASSAIGVVMVAARQLQRIQLCAWLVLGGAALSVFAMERALITRDFSVSYVAENGSHATPALFNVATLWAALEGSILLWALILAGYLVLVAVKFRHRLHDPLVGWAMAVLFIVCLFFFVLMFNWPNLDLAQPFRKVDVPPGYNGPGPNPLLQNHWLMAVHPPMLYLGYVGFTVPFAFAVAALATGRLGEGWLIETRRWTLFAWAFLTAGIILGAWWSWDVLGWGGYWGWDPVENASLLPWLTGTAYLHSVMVQERRGMLRVWNLSLVCATFALTILGTFLTRSGLVDSVHAFSADAVGPALLVFFAIVVVATVGLIAWRGDRLRSPGQIDSAMSREASFLANNLLFGVFAFVVLLGTVFPLIVEAVNGDRISVGTPFFDRMTMPVGLLLLFLMAVAPVLPWRKTTAERLSERLMWPGWAAAVGLLIALLVGARGLVPLLAFGLAGFAGGAAVRQLALAARRQGWRGLVGRANGGMVVHIGVVVVAVALAASNSYLHQSELTVAPGEAAFVSGHEIVFVGTQEKVFDNKTKVEAVVLVDGSVVRPGVSRFANGGIVRTPGTKSSPVRDIQVAVLDLPDGPGGPAGLRVTVQPLTLWLWIGGGIMLLGAVFSAFPGRRRSPTQPVSAPVPGVPLRGESLREGSLRDDGVPVG, from the coding sequence GTGAACATAACCCTGGGGGTTCTGGGCATCTCGGTGGCAATGGCCTCCTCGGCCATTGGGGTGGTCATGGTGGCCGCCCGCCAACTTCAGCGGATCCAACTCTGCGCCTGGCTTGTGCTGGGCGGGGCCGCTTTGTCGGTGTTCGCCATGGAGCGAGCCCTCATCACCCGGGACTTCTCGGTGTCGTACGTGGCCGAGAACGGCAGCCACGCCACCCCCGCCCTGTTCAACGTGGCCACCCTGTGGGCCGCGCTGGAGGGCTCTATCCTGCTGTGGGCCCTCATCCTGGCCGGGTACCTGGTGCTGGTGGCGGTGAAGTTTCGCCACCGCCTTCACGACCCGCTGGTGGGGTGGGCCATGGCGGTGCTGTTCATCGTGTGCCTGTTTTTCTTCGTGCTGATGTTCAACTGGCCCAACCTCGATCTGGCCCAGCCCTTCCGGAAGGTAGACGTGCCGCCGGGCTACAACGGCCCCGGCCCCAACCCGCTGTTGCAGAACCACTGGCTGATGGCCGTGCATCCGCCGATGCTGTACCTGGGCTATGTGGGGTTCACCGTGCCCTTCGCCTTCGCCGTCGCCGCATTGGCCACCGGGAGGCTGGGGGAGGGGTGGCTGATCGAGACCCGGCGCTGGACCCTTTTCGCCTGGGCCTTCCTCACCGCGGGGATCATCCTGGGGGCGTGGTGGTCGTGGGACGTTCTGGGCTGGGGCGGCTACTGGGGCTGGGATCCGGTGGAGAACGCCTCGCTGCTGCCGTGGCTCACCGGCACCGCCTACCTGCACTCGGTGATGGTGCAGGAGCGCCGGGGGATGCTGCGGGTGTGGAACCTGTCGCTGGTGTGCGCCACTTTCGCCTTGACCATCCTGGGCACGTTCTTGACCCGCTCGGGACTGGTGGACTCGGTTCACGCCTTCTCGGCCGACGCAGTGGGCCCCGCGTTGCTGGTGTTCTTCGCCATCGTGGTGGTGGCGACCGTGGGGCTGATCGCCTGGCGGGGTGACCGGTTGCGCTCGCCGGGGCAGATCGACTCGGCAATGTCGCGGGAGGCCTCGTTTCTGGCCAACAACCTGTTGTTCGGGGTGTTCGCCTTCGTGGTGCTGCTGGGCACGGTGTTCCCGCTGATCGTGGAGGCCGTCAACGGCGATCGGATCAGCGTGGGCACCCCGTTCTTCGACCGGATGACCATGCCCGTCGGGTTGCTGCTGCTGTTCCTGATGGCGGTGGCCCCGGTGCTGCCGTGGCGCAAGACCACCGCCGAGCGGCTGTCGGAGCGCTTGATGTGGCCGGGATGGGCCGCAGCGGTCGGGTTGTTGATCGCCCTGTTGGTGGGGGCGAGGGGGCTGGTCCCGCTGTTGGCCTTCGGCCTGGCCGGGTTCGCAGGGGGAGCGGCGGTGCGCCAGCTGGCGCTGGCTGCTCGGCGCCAGGGATGGCGAGGTCTGGTGGGCCGGGCCAACGGCGGGATGGTGGTACACATCGGCGTGGTGGTGGTGGCGGTGGCGCTGGCCGCCAGCAACAGCTACCTGCACCAGAGCGAGCTGACTGTCGCACCGGGGGAGGCGGCCTTCGTCAGCGGCCATGAGATCGTCTTTGTGGGCACCCAGGAGAAGGTGTTCGACAACAAGACCAAAGTGGAGGCGGTGGTGCTGGTGGACGGCTCGGTGGTTCGGCCGGGGGTGAGCCGGTTTGCCAACGGCGGCATTGTGCGCACGCCCGGAACCAAGTCGTCCCCGGTTCGCGATATCCAAGTGGCGGTGCTGGATCTGCCCGACGGTCCCGGCGGTCCGGCCGGGTTGCGGGTGACCGTGCAGCCCCTGACCCTTTGGCTGTGGATCGGCGGCGGGATCATGCTGTTGGGCGCAGTGTTCTCGGCCTTCCCTGGCCGCCGCCGCTCACCCACCCAGCCGGTGTCAGCGCCGGTGCCGGGAGTGCCCCTGCGAGGCGAATCCCTTCGAGAAGGCTCCCTTCGAGACGACGGAGTGCCGGTTGGTTGA
- a CDS encoding heme exporter protein CcmB: MFRDIWLIAGKDLRIELRSRVGLNQIVPFAVTVLVLFAFALDTDQEALRTYAPGLFWLTVLLASLLAIGRSFAVDLADGAADRLLLSGIDPIAVFGGKAAAIAVQLVVLEVLLGAGVVLLFDVTVHRYGLLVCAGLAAAAGVATAGTLYGALVAGLGVRETLLPVLLLPVVAPVLIGATRAFQDAFGVAGAEGWAWLGLLAGFAAIYGVFGALSYGALLEEA, from the coding sequence GTGTTTCGTGACATATGGCTGATCGCGGGCAAAGACCTGCGGATCGAGTTGCGCTCTCGGGTCGGCCTCAACCAAATCGTGCCGTTTGCCGTCACGGTTTTGGTGCTGTTCGCCTTCGCGCTTGACACCGACCAGGAGGCCCTGCGCACCTATGCCCCCGGGCTGTTCTGGTTGACGGTGCTGTTGGCCTCGCTGCTGGCCATTGGCCGCTCGTTCGCAGTGGACTTGGCCGACGGAGCCGCCGACCGTCTGCTCTTGTCAGGCATCGACCCCATCGCGGTGTTCGGGGGCAAGGCCGCAGCTATCGCCGTGCAGCTGGTGGTGCTGGAGGTGCTGTTGGGAGCGGGGGTGGTGCTGCTGTTCGACGTGACCGTGCATAGGTATGGCCTTTTGGTGTGCGCCGGGCTGGCTGCGGCCGCCGGGGTGGCCACCGCCGGCACCCTCTATGGGGCGCTGGTTGCCGGACTTGGAGTGCGCGAGACCCTGCTGCCGGTGCTGTTATTGCCGGTGGTGGCCCCGGTGCTCATCGGTGCCACTCGGGCGTTTCAGGACGCGTTCGGCGTGGCCGGTGCCGAAGGTTGGGCCTGGTTGGGCCTCTTGGCCGGTTTCGCCGCAATCTATGGGGTATTCGGGGCCCTGAGCTACGGGGCTCTCTTGGAGGAAGCGTGA